Genomic segment of Longimicrobium sp.:
GCACCTGCTGGAGCAGGAAGTAGAAGATGGCCACGTACACGGCCGTGGCCGGCGCTACGGCGAACCCCGCGATCATGGCCGGGATGGCCGCGATGGTGGGGCCGAAGTTGGGGATGAACTCCATCAGCGCCGCGAACGCGGCCAGCGCCATCGCGCCGGGCACCCCCAGGAAGGTGAGCCCGAAGTAGGTGGCCACGCCGACCGCCAGCATGGTGAACGCCTTGCCGATCACCCAGGCGCGCAGGTTGTTCCCCGCCTCGTCCAGCAGCCGCGCCCAGCGCGGGCGCCGGTCCTCGGGCACCAGCGACAGCACCAGGTCGCGGTACATCCGGGGCTCGGCCGCCAGGAACGCCGCCAGCACGATGATGGCGAACGAGCCGAGCACCGTGGTGAGGGTGTTCAGCGCCGCGGGCAGGAAGCGGGCGGCGAACCCTTCGAGCTGCTGCTGGATCCTCGCCTGGCGCGCGGGGTCCGCCTGGCCCCCCGTCTTGCGCGCGAACCACTCGTCCAGGCTGCGCAGCGTCTCCGGGATCTGCGTGGCGAGCTGCGTGCCCTGCTCGACCACCTGCGGGATCATCGCCACCAGCAGGCCGATCAGCCCGCCCACGAACAGCAGCAGCACGATGGCGAACGCCAGGCGGAACGGGATCCAGCGCGAGAGGAGCCTGGCGGGGACGTGGAGCACGATGGCGATGAGCACCGCCAGCAGCGCCAGGAACAGCGCCGGGTAGACCAGCCAGAAGAACTTCCAGAGGAAGAGGAAGAGGAAGCCCAGGCCCAGGACGCGCACGACGTCCGCGGACCTCCAGGTGATGCGGCGCACCCCGCTATCCGGCATTGGCTCCAGCGCTCGCGAAAGTCAGGGTTGGGCGTGGCGGCGCTCCCGCCGCGCAAACGGCGGGGGCCGCATCCCCGGGGGAATGCGGCCCCGCCCTCGGCGAGCGGCCGCCGGCCTCAGGACTTGCTGCCGCCGCTCTTCGACCCGCCGCCGCCCTTGGACGAGCTGCCGCCGCTCTTCGAGCCGCCGCCGCTCTTCGACGAGCTGCCGCCGCTCTTGGAGGAGCTTCCGCCGCCGCTCTTGGAGCCGCCGCCGCTGCTGCGAGTGGACCCGCCGCTCTTCGAGCCGCCGCCGCCGCTCTTCGACGAGCTGCCGCCGCTCTTCGACCCGCCGCCGCCGCGCGACGATCCGCCGCTCTTCGACGAGCTGCTGCTCTTGGAGGAGCTTCCGCTGCTCTTGGAGCCGCCGCCGCCGCTGCTGCGAGTGGACCCGCCGCTCTTCGAGCCGCCGCCGCTGCTCTTCGACGAGCTGCCGCCGCTCTTCGACCCGCCGCCGCCGCTGCGCGAGGACCCGCCGCTCTTCGACCCGCCGCCGCGCGAGGCGGTGTCGGCCGAGCGCGACGACGAGCCGCCCGACCGCGTGGACTTGGAGCCGCCGCCCTTCGACCCGCTGCTCTTCGACCCACCGCTCTTCGACCCACCGCTCTTCGACCCGCCGCTGCTGCGCGACGACGAGGACGAGCCGCCGGAGCTGGAGCGCGAGGACGAGCCGGAGCGCGTGCTGGAGCCACCCGAGCGCGAGCCGCGCCCGCCCGCTGCGGCGCCCGCCGCCGCGGCGCCGACCGCCGCGCCGACCGCGGCGCCCGTGGCGGCCGCCTTGCGGCGCGAGGTGCTGCGCTTCTCCTTCAGCCCCTTGCCGGCGCTGAAGCCGATGGTGGTGCGCTCGGGGATGCTGATGCTCGCCCCCGTGCGCGGGTTGCGCCCCGTGCGGGCCGCACGCGTGCGCCTGGTGAACTTGCCGAAGCCCGGAATTGACAGGGCTCCCGCGGCATGGACGGCCTCCGAGATGGCGCCCGACGCGGTGTCGAAGATCGCATCCACCACGCGTGCCGCCGCAGCCCGGGTGAGCTCGGCCCTCTCGGCCACCATGTCGATGAACTCCGACTTGTTCATGTTCCGCTCTCCGATGGGCGGGTTTCCACGACGCGGCCCGTCCGCGCCGCCGGGGCATGATGCAAGTGCGGTTCCACTTTGTTCAAACCAGGCCCCACTTGGCTTCGACTCACCTTCGAAGCCGTCGCCGCGGCGGAGGTGTACGGAGCGTGCAAGTCGTGTAGAATCCAGGTTTTACCTGCGTTCGACGCCGCTCTGGGCGAGAGCGCCGCTACTGCCTGCCGAAGCCCGAGCGGAACGAATCCACCACGCGGCGCGCGGCGTCGGCGGCCTGGCCGAAGGTCTCCTTCGCGCTCTCGCGGTAGGTGCGCGCGGCCTCGGCCACGTCTTCGCTGTAGCGGCCGCCGCCCTCGCCGCGCCGGTGGTACTCGCCGGCCAGGATGCGCTCGTAGGCGCCGCTCTCGAACCAGTTGCGCATCTCGGCCACGCGCACCACCGGGAAGGGGTGCGTGACCCACAGCACGTTCAGCACCTTGTAGACCTGGTCGGCCAGGTCGCCGGCGGCGCGGTACTCCTCGGCCTGCTGGATGAAGTCGGCCAGGTTGGACTCGGTGAAGGCGCCGCCCGCGAACTTGAGCATGGTCCGCATGCCGGGATCGGGCTCCTGCACG
This window contains:
- a CDS encoding AI-2E family transporter, which gives rise to MPDSGVRRITWRSADVVRVLGLGFLFLFLWKFFWLVYPALFLALLAVLIAIVLHVPARLLSRWIPFRLAFAIVLLLFVGGLIGLLVAMIPQVVEQGTQLATQIPETLRSLDEWFARKTGGQADPARQARIQQQLEGFAARFLPAALNTLTTVLGSFAIIVLAAFLAAEPRMYRDLVLSLVPEDRRPRWARLLDEAGNNLRAWVIGKAFTMLAVGVATYFGLTFLGVPGAMALAAFAALMEFIPNFGPTIAAIPAMIAGFAVAPATAVYVAIFYFLLQQVQNAITVPLVERRAVNIPPAALLIWQLMLAFGFGVVALFVATPLLAVLVVAVRILYVEPSEDLQRWDRREPDTPTPAADIAHSAEVPGNATDQEPGAGGAG
- a CDS encoding HU family DNA-binding protein, which encodes MNKSEFIDMVAERAELTRAAAARVVDAIFDTASGAISEAVHAAGALSIPGFGKFTRRTRAARTGRNPRTGASISIPERTTIGFSAGKGLKEKRSTSRRKAAATGAAVGAAVGAAAAGAAAGGRGSRSGGSSTRSGSSSRSSSGGSSSSSRSSGGSKSGGSKSGGSKSSGSKGGGSKSTRSGGSSSRSADTASRGGGSKSGGSSRSGGGGSKSGGSSSKSSGGGSKSGGSTRSSGGGGSKSSGSSSKSSSSSKSGGSSRGGGGSKSGGSSSKSGGGGSKSGGSTRSSGGGSKSGGGSSSKSGGSSSKSGGGSKSGGSSSKGGGGSKSGGSKS